Proteins found in one Syngnathus acus chromosome 9, fSynAcu1.2, whole genome shotgun sequence genomic segment:
- the hic2 gene encoding hypermethylated in cancer 2 protein: protein MELPNHAKQLLLQLNQQRAKGFLCDVIIVVENALFRAHKNILAASSIYFKSLVLHDNLINLDTEMVNPSVFRQVLDFIYTGKLLSSSEQGSEQNFSALLTAASYLQLHDLAALCRKKLKRSGGKAPPGKPSAPGPLSRLRLNNQRLSSSTPAGPNNHYQASPSDAEQPLPLPDEGLRDKLSDDEMYIGSSGGRSAAAAAGGNGSSNGNLSSGGSAGEPDLGLDLTKKSPPSAGTPLTDALSPHSNSQESPQSASVSTTNSASLDDSSTTLHNADVCSSDAAELNCASKGDNGQHDGPPPQKKYRQGGRKNEWPKKEASGLKSDDHDRPLVNGVIVGPKDGGPAGNDQSLRCKDDEEGGENGQDHSEESGQSEGESAGGGPGGAHQNANYVYRQEGFEPAFGDNLYVCIPCGKGFPSSSNSNAHVETHTEDELYVKEEAGALVKEEDEEEAEDLSAPVGPSRFGSEARPFKCTVCNKSYKDPATLRQHEKSHWLTRPFPCNICGKMFTQRGTMTRHMRSHLGLKPFACEECGMRFTRQYRLTEHMRVHSGEKPYECQLCGGKFTQQRNLISHLRMHTSPS, encoded by the coding sequence ATGGAACTGCCAAATCATGCCAAACAACTGCTGCTGCAACTCAACCAACAGAGAGCCAAGGGCTTCCTGTGCGATGTCATCATCGTGGTAGAGAATGCGCTCTTCCGTGCCCACAAGAACATCCTGGCGGCCAGCAGCATCTACTTCAAGTCTTTGGTCCTCCACGATAACCTCATTAACCTCGACACGGAGATGGTCAACCCTTCCGTGTTCAGGCAAGTTCTGGATTTCATCTACACCGGTAAGCTGCTCTCCTCCTCGGAGCAGGGCAGCGAGCAGAATTTCAGCGCCCTGTTAACTGCGGCCAGCTACCTCCAGCTCCACGACCTCGCCGCCCTGTGCAGAAAGAAGCTCAAGCGCAGCGGCGGGAAAGCCCCGCCCGGCAAGCCTTCCGCTCCCGGCCCCCTTAGCCGACTACGCCTCAACAACCAGCGCCTTTCCTCCTCCACGCCCGCCGGGCCCAACAACCACTATCAGGCCAGCCCTTCGGACGCCGAGCAGCCGCTGCCGCTGCCGGACGAAGGCCTTCGGGACAAGCTCTCCGACGACGAAATGTATATCGGCAGTTCGGGCGGGaggagcgccgccgccgccgccggcggcAACGGAAGCAGTAACGGTAACCTCAGCAGCGGAGGAAGCGCCGGCGAGCCCGATCTCGGGCTGGACCTGACCAAAAAGAGCCCTCCCTCGGCAGGCACGCCACTCACCGACGCCCTGAGCCCCCACAGCAACTCCCAAGAATCCCCTCAATCTGCCTCAGTATCCACAACCAACAGTGCCTCCCTGGACGACTCTTCCACCACCCTCCACAACGCCGACGTCTGCAGCTCGGACGCCGCCGAGCTCAACTGCGCTTCGAAAGGCGACAACGGCCAGCACGACGGACCCCCGCCCCAGAAGAAGTATCGGCAGGGCGGGCGCAAGAACGAATGGCCCAAAAAGGAGGCGTCGGGGTTGAAGTCTGACGATCACGACAGGCCTCTGGTCAACGGGGTGATAGTGGGGCCCAAAGACGGCGGACCCGCCGGCAACGACCAAAGCCTCCGCTGCAAAGACGACGAAGAGGGAGGCGAAAACGGCCAGGACCACAGCGAGGAGAGCGGTCAGAGCGAAGGAGAGAGCGCAGGGGGCGGACCAGGCGGGGCCCACCAGAACGCCAACTACGTGTACCGCCAGGAAGGTTTCGAGCCGGCCTTCGGGGACAACCTCTACGTGTGCATCCCCTGCGGCAAAGGCTTCCCCAGCTCGAGCAACTCAAACGCTCACGTGGAAACGCACACCGAGGACGAGCTCTACGTCAAAGAGGAAGCGGGGGCCCTGGTGAaagaggaagacgaggaggaggccGAGGACCTGTCGGCCCCCGTGGGGCCCTCCCGCTTTGGCTCGGAAGCCCGCCCTTTCAAGTGCACCGTTTGCAATAAGAGCTACAAGGACCCGGCCACGTTGCGGCAACACGAGAAGAGCCACTGGCTGACCCGGCCCTTCCCGTGCAACATCTGCGGCAAAATGTTCACCCAGAGGGGCACCATGACGCGCCACATGCGCAGCCACCTGGGCCTCAAGCCCTTCGCCTGCGAGGAGTGCGGCATGCGCTTCACCCGCCAGTACCGGCTGACCGAGCACATGCGCGTGCACTCGGGCGAGAAGCCCTACGAATGCCAGCTGTGCGGCGGCAAGTTTACGCAACAGCGCAACCTCATCAGTCACCTGAGAATGCACACCTCGCCCTCCTAG